The following coding sequences are from one Hymenobacter sp. DG25A window:
- a CDS encoding phosphoribosylanthranilate isomerase: MSLRLKVCGMARPDNLRTVAALAPDFLGFIFYSKSRRFAGTNLQPADTAALPAGIQKVGVFVNEELEVMQARVQEFNLDLVQLHGAETPKTCAALQAVGIPVSKAFAVGERFDFSVLTPYVGHVTYFLFDTAGAQPGGNGTPFNWQLLEQYHLPVPYFLAGGLALEHAAELRNLCLPGLFALDLNSRFETEPGVKDAGQLQQLFHEIRTPGVATSIPS, encoded by the coding sequence ATGAGCCTTCGCCTGAAAGTTTGCGGCATGGCGCGGCCCGATAACCTGCGCACGGTGGCCGCGCTGGCCCCCGATTTTCTGGGCTTCATCTTCTACTCCAAGTCCAGGCGCTTTGCGGGCACCAATCTGCAGCCGGCTGACACGGCGGCTTTGCCCGCCGGGATTCAGAAAGTGGGGGTGTTTGTAAATGAAGAGCTGGAAGTGATGCAGGCCCGGGTACAGGAATTTAACCTGGACCTGGTGCAGCTGCACGGCGCCGAAACACCCAAAACCTGCGCCGCGCTGCAAGCCGTGGGCATCCCCGTCAGCAAAGCTTTTGCGGTAGGCGAGAGGTTCGACTTTTCGGTGCTGACGCCTTACGTGGGCCACGTTACCTACTTCCTTTTCGATACGGCCGGGGCTCAGCCCGGCGGCAACGGCACCCCCTTCAACTGGCAGCTGCTGGAACAATACCACCTGCCGGTACCTTATTTCCTGGCCGGGGGGCTGGCGCTGGAACATGCCGCCGAATTACGCAACCTCTGCCTGCCGGGCTTGTTTGCACTGGACCTGAACAGTCGGTTTGAAACCGAGCCCGGCGTGAAAGATGCCGGGCAGCTGCAGCAACTATTCCACGAAATCCGGACGCCTGGCGTCGCAACCTCCATACCGTCATGA
- the trpC gene encoding indole-3-glycerol phosphate synthase TrpC, with protein MTILDKIIAHKRQEVATRQGLVPAKLLEQSLYMNAQPLSLRRYLQRDDLSGIIAEFKRKSPSKGVINAHAPVERTTLGYMQAGASALSILTDTEFFGGKNEDLTTARRYNFCPILRKDFVVDEYQILEAKSIGADAVLLIAAVLTPEEVLRLGRLAKSLGLEVLLEIHNAEELDRTLHPDAVSLVGVNNRNLHDFSVSLDTSGELAQRIPEEFVKVTESGLTSAAEIEALRAVGYRGFLIGETFMRNSRPEKACAALVQQLRHTEAVTLL; from the coding sequence ATGACCATTCTCGATAAAATCATTGCCCACAAACGGCAGGAAGTAGCTACCCGTCAGGGCCTAGTGCCCGCCAAATTGCTGGAGCAAAGTCTCTATATGAATGCCCAGCCGCTGAGCCTGCGCCGCTACCTGCAGCGCGACGATCTGAGCGGCATCATTGCCGAATTCAAGCGGAAGTCGCCGAGCAAAGGCGTGATTAATGCGCATGCCCCGGTAGAGCGTACCACGCTGGGCTACATGCAGGCCGGGGCTTCTGCCTTGTCTATTCTCACAGATACCGAGTTTTTCGGCGGCAAAAATGAGGACCTGACCACGGCCCGCCGCTACAATTTCTGCCCCATCCTGCGCAAGGATTTCGTGGTGGATGAGTATCAAATTCTGGAAGCCAAAAGCATTGGGGCTGATGCCGTGCTGCTGATTGCGGCTGTGCTCACCCCGGAAGAAGTGCTGCGCCTGGGCCGCCTGGCCAAAAGCCTGGGACTGGAAGTGCTGCTCGAAATCCACAACGCCGAAGAGCTGGACCGCACCCTGCACCCCGATGCCGTGAGCCTGGTGGGCGTGAACAACCGCAACCTGCACGACTTCTCCGTGAGCCTGGATACTTCCGGCGAGCTGGCCCAGCGCATTCCTGAAGAGTTTGTAAAAGTGACGGAAAGCGGGCTGACTTCGGCCGCCGAGATTGAAGCCCTGCGCGCCGTGGGCTACCGGGGTTTCCTCATCGGCGAAACGTTCATGCGCAACAGTCGGCCGGAGAAAGCCTGCGCCGCGCTGGTTCAGCAATTGCGCCACACCGAGGCCGTAACGCTACTCTAA
- the trpD gene encoding anthranilate phosphoribosyltransferase, translated as MKQILNQLFDQQLLSHGEAREAMLRIGQGEANGSEMAAFMTVYRMRPISVPELAGFRDALLSLSRDPELGTRDTVDIVGTGGDGKDTLNISTLACFVVAGAGYKVTKHGNIGVSSVCGSSDVLAQLGVGFGASNEVLQRQLERANICFLHAPSFHPAMRHAGPVRRELGVRTFFNILGPLVNPARPKFQVAGTFSLELLRLYNYLLQQTDTRYAVVHALDGYDELSLTATAKLATPLGERLVTAADFGLATTLPAELAGGRTAAESAQLFLDVLEGRATRAQRDVVTVNAALAIGCLEPDFSLAAALAAAQESLDSGRARQALRELVAAQ; from the coding sequence TTGAAACAGATACTCAATCAATTATTTGATCAGCAGCTGCTCTCGCATGGTGAGGCGCGGGAAGCCATGCTGCGCATCGGTCAGGGCGAAGCCAACGGGTCGGAAATGGCGGCCTTCATGACGGTGTACCGCATGCGCCCCATTTCGGTGCCGGAGCTGGCGGGCTTCCGCGACGCGCTGCTCAGCCTGAGCCGCGACCCGGAGCTGGGCACCCGCGACACAGTAGACATTGTAGGCACCGGCGGCGACGGCAAAGACACGCTGAACATCAGCACGCTGGCCTGCTTTGTGGTGGCCGGCGCGGGCTATAAAGTAACCAAGCACGGCAACATCGGGGTATCCTCGGTGTGCGGCTCTTCGGATGTGCTGGCACAGCTGGGCGTAGGGTTTGGGGCCAGTAATGAAGTACTGCAGCGTCAGCTGGAGCGGGCTAATATCTGCTTTCTGCATGCGCCATCCTTCCACCCGGCCATGCGCCACGCGGGTCCGGTGCGGCGGGAGTTGGGGGTGCGCACCTTCTTTAATATTCTGGGGCCGCTCGTAAATCCGGCCCGGCCTAAGTTTCAGGTGGCGGGCACTTTCAGCCTGGAACTGCTGCGGTTGTATAACTACTTATTGCAGCAAACTGATACCCGCTATGCCGTGGTGCACGCGCTGGATGGCTACGATGAACTCTCCTTAACTGCCACCGCCAAACTGGCCACGCCGTTAGGGGAGCGGCTGGTAACGGCAGCTGATTTCGGGCTGGCTACCACCCTGCCCGCGGAACTGGCCGGCGGCCGGACAGCCGCCGAATCGGCGCAGCTGTTTCTGGATGTGCTGGAAGGCCGGGCTACCCGCGCCCAGCGCGACGTGGTAACGGTCAACGCCGCCCTCGCCATTGGCTGCCTGGAACCTGACTTCAGCCTCGCCGCTGCCTTAGCCGCGGCGCAGGAGTCCTTGGACTCCGGCCGCGCCCGCCAGGCACTGCGTGAGCTGGTAGCCGCGCAGTAA
- a CDS encoding anthranilate synthase component II, producing the protein MKLLVLDNYDSFTYNLVQVLRELGHTDNVTIIRNDKLTVEDVAAYDAILLSPGPGLPSEAGLMPEIIRQYAPTKRILGVCLGHQGLAESFGGELYNLPQVLHGLATEAEVVAEDRMFAGLPARFKVGRYHSWSVRPESVPDTLEVTALDENGQVLAFRHREYDVRGVQFHPESILTEHGHQMLRNWLTS; encoded by the coding sequence ATGAAACTCCTCGTTCTCGATAATTACGACTCCTTCACCTACAACCTCGTGCAGGTACTGCGGGAGCTGGGGCACACCGATAACGTCACCATCATCCGCAACGATAAGCTGACAGTGGAAGACGTGGCCGCATACGATGCCATCCTCCTTTCCCCCGGCCCAGGTCTGCCTTCCGAAGCCGGCCTGATGCCGGAAATCATTCGCCAGTACGCGCCCACAAAACGCATTTTAGGTGTATGCCTGGGGCACCAGGGCCTGGCCGAGAGCTTTGGCGGTGAGCTGTACAATCTGCCGCAGGTGCTGCATGGCCTGGCCACCGAAGCAGAAGTGGTAGCCGAAGACAGAATGTTCGCCGGCCTGCCCGCGCGCTTCAAAGTGGGCCGCTACCATTCCTGGAGCGTACGGCCCGAGTCAGTGCCCGATACGCTGGAAGTCACCGCGCTGGACGAAAACGGCCAGGTCCTGGCCTTCCGCCACCGCGAGTATGACGTGCGCGGCGTGCAGTTCCACCCCGAGTCTATTCTCACGGAGCACGGCCACCAGATGCTACGCAACTGGCTAACTTCATAA